ACGTGGTGTgtgatgatcatcatcatctttttttACCTCACTgtgatttaataattttaccGACACTAACtttctgaaaataaataaaaggaaCGGGATCGAGATGCGGCGTAACTCGTGGCAAGACGGCGTTCTCGGCACCAACTGCCCCATCCCTCCCCAGTGGAACTTCACTTACAGCTTCCAAGTCAAAGATCAGATCGGGAGCTTCTTCTACTTCCCTTCCCTCAACTTCCAGAGAGCCTCCGGTGGTTTCGGTCCGATCGTAATCGATAACCAGGATCGTATCCCTCTCCCCTTCGCTAACCCTGACGGCGAGATCACCTTCATGATTGGTGATTGGTATACTCACAACCATACCGTAAGTAGTGTGTAACTTGTTGAGGTCGTCTTTTGgtgtttgtttattatataagtGAAAAGTTTgttgcgttttttttttaattaggtGTTAAGGAGGAGACTTGACTCTGGTGAAGAGCTAGGGATGCCTGATGGAGTCCTTATCAACGGGAAGGGTCCTTACAAGTACGACGCCACCGTACCTGATGGGATTCAATACGAAACTGTCAATGTTCATCCAGGGAGAACATACAGGATCCGTGTTCACAATGTTGGTACCTCGACGAGCTTGAACTTGAGGATTCAGAACCACAAGCTGCTCTTAGTCGAAACCGAGGGTCGTTACACCTCGCAGACGAACTTCTCGGATTTCGATATCCACGTGGGACAGTCTTACTCTTTCTTGGTCACCATGGACCAGAACGCCTCGAGTGACTACTACGTCGTTGCGAGTGCTAGGTTCGTGAACGAGACGGTGTGGCGGAGAGTCACGGGTGTTGGCATTCTCCGTTATTCTAACTCCAAAGGTCCTGCTTCTGGTCCTCTCCCGGTTCCTTCGACCGATGTTTCTCACCCTTGGTCTGTGATGCAACAACAGAGAGCCATAAAGTAATAATGTCTACAAAACTCTTTAACCAAGTGTATAATATACTTAAACGTATTAATTGTAATCTTCTTCATGTGTGAGCAGGCAAAACACATCTTCGAGTGGAGCTCGTCCAAATCCTCAGGGATCCTATCACTACGGACAGATAAATATCACAGGCACGTACATTTTCAGAAGCACTCCTCCGACAATGATAAATGGGTCGCTTCGTGCTACGCTTAACGGGATTTCGTTTCTGAATCCAAGCACACCTATGAGGCTTGCGGATAAGCATGGGGTCAAAGGAGTTTATAAGATGGATTTCCCATCCAGACCTGTTGACAAGAGACCTCCCCGTTTGGATAGTTCCATCATCAACGCAACGTACAGGAGCTTTGTTCAAGTTATATTCCAGAACAGTGACACCAAAGTACAGAGCTTCCATATTGATGGATACTCTTTCTACGTCGTTGCGTAAGATTATCTTCtttatttgcattttgatcTGTTTCTCTGGTCTGACAtggaaatttcaaaaaaatgtgaTGTAGAATGGACTTTGGTAACTGGACTGAAGACAGGAAAGGTTCTTATAACAACTGGGATGCAATATCAAGAAGCACAATAGAGGTTGATTCACATGTCATCTCTTATACACAGTATTTGGTTGtttactttgtttttgttttttgatgtTTGCTTTCAGGTATACCCAGGGGCATGGACTGCTGTACTAATGTCACTAGATAACGCCGGCGTTTGGAATATCCGAGTTGAGAATCTTGACAGATGGTATCTTGGTAGGGAAACATACATCCGAATCGTAAACCCCGAGGAGAACGGTAAAACAGAAATGGGTCCGCCCAAAAATGTTCTTTACTGTGGTGCTCTCAAGAGCTTGCAGAAGTGAGCCTTAGAAACTTCACTCATCTCTCCTTCCCTCTCATATCACCTTTTTGATGATGTGTGAAAATTTTGagactttttttgtttttgatttcgTGCAGGCAACAAGTCCATAGCTCTGCATCATCAATGGTTAATGGAAATTTGATTCGAATTTTCAGCTTCGTGATGGTTCTGCTCGCCTCACTCTGCTGAGTCACTTTCTGATCTCCCATTGGTTAGGTCGTATAACTGTAGGACtctcttattttcttcttctttgatttcaTTAATTAGTTGTTTCTGTAGTCAGATCTTTTTCTTCATAACAACTTTAGTTCGTGGGGGTTGTTGGTTTGTGTCTCAAGCATTGTAAACaactaaatgtttttttatggGTCTTCCACATATTCCtcattttcctttattttattcACGTTTGTTCATCCATAGttataactttattttatatttaaagagTCGTAGAATTTTATATCGTTGTAGTTTAAGCACGATAAGGAGAAAACAAACCCATAGATAGCCTTAGAGTCCAGAATTGAAGGGTACACCGGTTCCTGGGAGCCATGAGGTACCGGCGATGAAGCTTCCAACGGTGAAAGCATATGCATCGGAAGCTCTATTCAACACATGAAACCCTTTCCAACGAACACGCCCGCTAGTGGACGAAGCTGGTCCGATATTATTATACTCAGCGTAGAACAGCGTGTctaaaccgaaatccgaacctcTTAGCCACGGCGACCAACCTAACGGACTCACAACGCTATCCAAATACGTCTCAAGAACCACGGTGCGCGAGTACTTCATCCACGGCCTACCCATGTACGTCTTAACGGTACCGATCACCGGTATTAGATCAGGAGCCGGTAGGATAGTTGAGTTATGAATAGAGATTCCAGTGTTCTGAAACGGATCTGCACGAGCTTGCGCGGTTATTACGTTGGCTTGACCCTTGAGCGGGCGTCGAGGGAGGATGAGACAGCTTTGGAAAACGGCGGCCGCGTTTCCAAATATGAAATCTACGGTTCCGTAAATGTAGCAGTCACGATAAAACTGGCGTTGGGAGTGGACCAACAATGTGTCTTGGTATCCTTCAATTGAGCATTGGTAGAAGATAGATAGGTCTGAGGATGACCGGAGTGCCACTGCCTGGCCCTTTGCTGGACCTGCCGTGTTCTGGAATGTTAGGCCTTTGGCTATGAAGCGAAGTCCCTCGATACCTGGATCACACGCAGTGGAGCCAGTTGTTAAGTAGCGagtaaaaaaatgaaacaaaattttcaaatggtAACGCTTACTTATTTTGCGGGAAATAAAGCACCCgttacatttttatttcttttctttttttgctagtGCTAATAATTGAAACCGATCGCAATGTATGATTTAACTTGAAAATCCAATACGTACGAAAATATTCGGATTTATTTTAGACATAATAGAAACTTTGTTATGTAAAAAACTAGAAATTTTGTTAGATCCATTCGAttgataaataagaaaaaaaataaaataaaataaaataaaggagaattaataaatttatttactaGCAGTGGCGGAATTGAAAGTGGTGTAACCATCTTTGACACTACGATCACCGGTGATAATCGTGGATCCTATCCCATCTCCGATCAACATTACGTCATCGTTATTGCGACGTACGTTTATGTTTTCTTGATATACTCCTCTCTTCACATATATAACGAACTTCCCTGACGCCACCTTTCTCCTTCTCGCCACGTCGATAGCCGCTTGCACCGTCGTGACGTGTCCCGATCCGTCTTTGGCCACCACGAGGTTAGCTCGGACAGCACGCTCAGACTGCAACTGTAGAAGTCTTCTCTCTCTCCCGGAAAACCACGTCGGAAAACCCTTCCGATCAGCCGTGCTTGTGGGGGT
This genomic stretch from Raphanus sativus cultivar WK10039 chromosome 3, ASM80110v3, whole genome shotgun sequence harbors:
- the LOC108844213 gene encoding monocopper oxidase-like protein SKS2, whose translation is MASRLSIFVFFFAALLSGFSLAEDPSVFHVYELSYITASPLGVPQQVIAVNGIFPGPVVTATTNYNVEVNVFNRLDEPLLLTWNGIEMRRNSWQDGVLGTNCPIPPQWNFTYSFQVKDQIGSFFYFPSLNFQRASGGFGPIVIDNQDRIPLPFANPDGEITFMIGDWYTHNHTVLRRRLDSGEELGMPDGVLINGKGPYKYDATVPDGIQYETVNVHPGRTYRIRVHNVGTSTSLNLRIQNHKLLLVETEGRYTSQTNFSDFDIHVGQSYSFLVTMDQNASSDYYVVASARFVNETVWRRVTGVGILRYSNSKGPASGPLPVPSTDVSHPWSVMQQQRAIKQNTSSSGARPNPQGSYHYGQINITGTYIFRSTPPTMINGSLRATLNGISFLNPSTPMRLADKHGVKGVYKMDFPSRPVDKRPPRLDSSIINATYRSFVQVIFQNSDTKVQSFHIDGYSFYVVAMDFGNWTEDRKGSYNNWDAISRSTIEVYPGAWTAVLMSLDNAGVWNIRVENLDRWYLGRETYIRIVNPEENGKTEMGPPKNVLYCGALKSLQKQQVHSSASSMVNGNLIRIFSFVMVLLASLC
- the LOC108844214 gene encoding probable pectinesterase/pectinesterase inhibitor 59; its protein translation is MMHKIYYLLRLLLPFLFSFHLLTTVSGIDQWCDKTPYPDPCKCYFIDRNGFRLPTQPSDFRVMLVEAAMHRAISARDALADSLLNCTTDCQKKQAVFADCIHLYEDTIMQLNRTLQGVSGRQYCTDFDAQTWLSTALTNTETCRHGTTDFNVSDFITPIVSDTKISNLISNCLAVNGALPNNNGTTTPTSTADRKGFPTWFSGRERRLLQLQSERAVRANLVVAKDGSGHVTTVQAAIDVARRRKVASGKFVIYVKRGVYQENINVRRNNDDVMLIGDGIGSTIITGDRSVKDGYTTFNSATASIEGLRFIAKGLTFQNTAGPAKGQAVALRSSSDLSIFYQCSIEGYQDTLLVHSQRQFYRDCYIYGTVDFIFGNAAAVFQSCLILPRRPLKGQANVITAQARADPFQNTGISIHNSTILPAPDLIPVIGTVKTYMGRPWMKYSRTVVLETYLDSVVSPLGWSPWLRGSDFGLDTLFYAEYNNIGPASSTSGRVRWKGFHVLNRASDAYAFTVGSFIAGTSWLPGTGVPFNSGL